The nucleotide sequence GGGAGAGTGGTCAGCACACCAACGCGCAGCGGCCATCGCCATCGTTCCCCAGGAGCCCTTCATCCGTGCCACGACATTGCGCGACAACCTGCTGCTGGGGCGCGAGATCAGCGATTCACGGCTGGACATGGTGCTGGACAAGGCACACCTGACGCCGCTGATCCGCGGACTGCCGGAGGGCCTCGACACGCTGCTGGGCGAGCGAGGCCTGAGCCTTTCCACCGGGGAGCGGCAGTTGCTGGCGCTCGGCCGTGCTCTGGTGGCCACCCCACACGTCCTGCTGCTGGATGAGGCCACCGCCAGCATCGACAGCCATACCGAGGCGCTGCTGCAGCAGGCGCTGCAGGAGTTGCGCGGCGAGGTGACCCTGATCGTGGTGGCACATCGTCTGGCCACGGTGCGGGACGCAGATCGATTGCTGGTGCTGGAACAGGGGCGCGTCACGCAGCTGGGGTCACACGAAGAATTGATGACGACGCCCGGCCTCTACCAGCGCCTGTGGCAGGAAGATATTCCCCACTGACGCGAGGCGTCGCCTTGATCATTCATGTGAACATGAACTGGATCACGCAAGACGCCCCCACAGGCGAAGCCTGTGGGGGCGTCTATTCTGCGAAGCCTGAGTGGCAGGCTTCCGCCTTCAGCTCTCACGCCGACCTTCAGGGCTTGCGCGGACCGCGCGGCTTGCTGCCCTGCCCCTTGTCGGGGCTTCCCTTGGTCGCCTTGCCCTTCATGGCATTGTGTTCCTGCTTCTCACGCAGGGCACGCGCCTCACGGGCATCCAGCGGCTTGCCGACGTCGCTGGTGTCTTCAGGACGCTGCCTGGCGGCATACTTCCTGGGCAACTTGGTGGTGCTGGAAGAATTGACCTGACCATCGCGGCCAATCGCCGGCGTACTGCGCTTGCTGACGCGAGTAGAGCCTTCACGGCGCCCCTTGCCCGGCATGCTGGAAGACCAGTCGCTCCAGCTGGCAGAATCCTTGCCTGCAGCCTTGCCCGCCATCTCGCCCTTGCCACGCGGTTGTGCCGGCTCGGGGCGTGACGTCGACTTGCGCTCGGCGGGCTTTTCGCTGACCCGCTTCTCACTGGGGGCGGAATGCCCATGCACCTGGTCCTTGATCTGCGCCTTGATGCTGGTCTTCGGCTTGGCCGTCGCGGAATGACGCTTGCCCTTGGCCTTGGGCGTCGCGCTGTCATTGCGGACGCGCGGCTTGGCCCAGCCTTCTCCGCGCTTGAGCTTCTCACGCTTGGGCTTGGCCTGAGTCACTTCCACGTCGGCGTCGCGCTTGACCTTCTGGTTGAGCTTGCGCAGCGCCAGCAACCGCTCGCGCGGCATCGGCTTGGGTTCGCTGCGCGCTCGTGCGACCTCTTCCGACAACCACCACAGGCCCTTGTGCTCGACGGCAACGGACTGCGGAGCCGGCAGTGCGCCCTTGAGCACCTCGACCACCTCCTGCATGGCATCAGAGAACTGACGATCGAACTGCCACGGAGGATTGATCACCAGCATGCCAGAGCCATACATGCCGTGATCGCCCTCGGGCGAGTCAATCACCAGCTCGCTGCGCCACATCGGCGCGGGCGACTGCTTCTTGAGGCGCTCGAGCAGGTCATGCTGACGACCGGCCGGCAGCAGCGGATACCAGATCATGATGGTGGCATGACGAGACTTGCGCAGCGTCTCGACCACGACATCCGCCACATCACGGTAATCGTTCTTGAGCTCGTAACTGGGGTCGATCAGCACCGCGACACGCGGCGTGGTGACCGGCACTGCTGCCAACAGGCCAGACAGCCCGTCCTGCTGGCGGCGCATCACCTTGCCAAGACTGTCACGCTGCACCGGCGCCTGGTCGAAGTGGTAGATCTCACCCGGATGCAGTTCATACGCCAGCAGCCTGTCCCCCTGACGCAACGCCTGGCTCAACCACCAGGGCGAGCCGGGATAAACGCTCAACGTGGACGGCGCTCCCTTGCCACTCTCGGGCTGCATGTCGGCCAGCCTGGCCAACCAGCGTGCCAGTGGCTTGTCCGTTGCACCCGGGGCAGGTTCGCCCGCGTCCGTCAGCCAGCGATCGCGCACCTGCCACACTGGCAACACGCCCTGCTCATACTCGCGCAATTGCTCTGTTTCACGTGCCGCCAGGGGATACCAGCCGCGTCCGGCATGGGTATCGATGAACGTAACAGGCGACTCTTTACGTAATAGATGCTCGGCGAGCGTATTGGCCAGCAGGTGTTTGTGGAGATCGGCGAAGTTGCCGGCATGATAGGCGTGCTGATAGGCGAGCAAATGCGCCTCCTTGATACGGCGATGTCAGCGGCATGATGCCGGCTGGACAGAAATCTGGGGGCGGTAGCTTCAACCAAAGTGACCGATGGATGAAGACCGCTGAAGGGGCTGAAGGATAGCAGAGATGGTCACTTGTCACCCCAAAAGCCGTCCTTCACAGACGACAAGGCCCACGCCGAAGCGCAGGCCTTGTCTGAAACATCGATGCGACCCGCTGCCGTCAGGACAGCTGGCTGAGACTCAGCTTTCCAGCGGAGTCAGAGTGATCTCGACGCGACGGTTCTGTGCACGACCGGACTGGGTATCATTCGATGCCACCGGGCTGGCTTCGCCATAACCACGCATGTTCAGACGATTGAAGGCGATGCCACCACTGGCCAGATAGTTGCCGACCGCCTGGGCACGCAGCTCGGACAGATTCTGGTTGTAGTTGCTGGCACCGGTAGAATCGGTATAGCCCGCGATGTTGACGCGAGTCTCGTCATATTCCTTGAGGACCGTGATCACACCATCCATGACCGGCTGAATCTGGCCGGACAGAGTGCTGGAATCGGAACCGAAGGTGACGTTGGACGGCATGTTGAGGATGATCTGATCGCCGACACGGGTCACGCTGACGCCGGTGCCCTGCAGCTGATCACGCAGCTTGGCTTCCTGGACATCCATGTAATACCCGATGCCACCACCGGCTGCCGCGCCGGCTGCCGCGCCGATCAGCGCCTTGTCGAGACGATGGTTGCCACTCTTGGTCGCCCCGGCGATGGCACCAACGACAGCCCCGATACCGGCACCCTTGGCCGTACTGGAGGTCTGCTGCTCATTGGTATACGGGTTGGTCGTGGTGCAACCCGCCATCGCGACGGCAGCTGCCAGCGGCAGGGCCAGGAGTACGGACTTCTTCATGGTAACGCTCCCTATCTTCACTCTCATGGATGGCAAGACGACATCGGCGTAGTGCCACATTCTGGTGTGATCATGCCTGATCGTTCAGGTGTCGAACATGGCCAGCAGGTCATTGAGGAACAATAAGCCCTGCGGCGAGGCACGCAACAGCGCGTCATCCTCAACGATAAGCCCGCGCGCGCGCGCCAGACTCAGCCCCGGCTCCAAGGCCTCGCGCTCAAGCCCGGTCGTGCGGCGCATCTCCTCGAAGCTGACGCCATCCGTCAGACGCAGCGCATTCATCATGAACTCGAGTGCCAGCTCTTCCGGGGCGATCTCCTGCTGACCGGCAATGAAGCCACGCGGGTCCTGCATGCGACGCAGATAGGCCTGGGGCTGCCGGCTCTTCCAGCGTCGCTGGAGCTGCAGCTCGCCAGTGAAGTTCCCGCTGCTGTCCGTCTTCGCCAGCGTCAGCTTGCCGTGCGCGCCCGCACCGATGCCGAGATAATCTCCGAATTTCCAGTAGTTCAGGTTGTGGCGTGCCCCTCGCCCCTCAAGGGCGTAGGCGGAAATTTCATAGCGACGGAATCCGCCGCTTTCCAGCATCTCGTGACCATGATCCTGAATGTCCCACAGCAGATCATCTTCCGGCAGCACCGGGGGGCGCGAGTAGAACTCGGTATTGGGCTCCAGCGTCAGTTGATACCACGAGAGATGAGTGGGCTTGAGCGCCAGTGCGCGCTGGATGTCATCCAGCGCCGTTTCCAATGTCTGTCCCGGCAGGCCATGCATCAGGTCGATGTTGAAGTTGTCGAAACCGGCGGCACGTGCGCTGGCAACCGCCCGTTCGGCCTCCTGTGCGGAGTGGATACGCCCCAGTACGCTGAGCTGTTCCGGCTGGAAGGTCTGTACCCCGATGGACAGCCGATTGATGCCGGCAGCGCGATAGGCAGCGAAGCGGCCTTGTTCCAGCGTGCCGGGATTGGCCTCCAGCGTGATCTCGCATCCCTCGGACAGTGCCACGCGCTCGCGAATGCCATCGAACAGCCGCTGATAGGCCTGCCCGCTCAGCAGGCTCGGGGTCCCGCCACCGATGAAGATGCTTTGCAGTTCACGCTCAGGCTGCCCCTGGAGGCATTGGAGATCCTGGTCCAGATCCGCCAGCAGTGCCGTGATGTACTCCACTTCCGGTAGATGGGCATCGCGGCCCACACCGTGGGAGTTGAAATCACAGTAAGGACATTTGCGCACGCACCACGGCACATGAATATAGAGGGATAACGGCGGCAACGACTCGACGGACATCAAGCGCTCTCACTTGCAGCGGTCAATGCTTGAAGCAGCTGTTGCATGGCACGGCCCCGGTGACTGAGTCGATTCTTGGTGGATGCCTCAAGCTGTGCCGCACTCATGCCCTGCTCTGGCAACCAGAAGAGGGGGTCATAGCCGAAACCGCCATCACCACTCGGAGCGGTCAGCACCCGGCCCTCCCAGCTGGCCTGCACGATGATGGGGACAGGGTCTGCCGCATGCCGAAGGTAGACCAGCACACACCAGTAGCGCGCCGTACGCGCCTCCTCCGGCACACCTTCCAGCGCTGACAGTAAGGCCGCATTGTTGTCCTGATCTCCCTGGCCTTGCTGACGACGCGAGGCGAAACGTGCCGAGTAGATACCGGGCTCGCCGTCCAGCGCATCGACCTCGATCCCCGAATCATCGGCCAGCGCCGGAAGTCCGGTGATGGCGGCGGCATGACGCGCCTTGATCAAGGCATTCTCGACGAAGGTCAACCCGGTCTCTTCGGCATCACTGACACCCAGCTGGCTCTGAGGAATCGGGGCAATACCCAGTGGAGCCAGCAAGCGAGCGAATTCCCGCAGCTTGCCAGCATTGCCGCTGGCCAGCACAAGTGATGAGGCAGACATGAACATCTCCGGGGTGGTGTCAGAAGAAACGTGCGACCCTGCGAGAACATCATGAAAACAGGCAGAGGGTACAAGACACATTCTATCGTGTGAGTCCGATAGGTACACGCGGGGCAGCTTTCATTCTGACTGAGCAAACTGGTATTGAAGCCTCACGAAAATCACCCGGCTCACTTGAGCTCGTCTGCCCCCGGATGCTCGATGGCTTACCAATCTCCACTCATCCCAACACGGGATTTCACTATGCCTGTTACCCACCAAGACTGACACCTTCCCAGGGCTCCTCCCAACCCACTGATCCCAAAGGGCTAATCCAAAGAATAAAAAGGAGAGATTCTTATGCCATCTGGCACTATCCAAGGACGGCATCGCCTCATCACGCTTGTCTAGACTGAGAGTGATGACTCGCTGACCTGGCAAGCACTACATCCTTCGGTCTGTCACCGTTCCATCAGGTTCTGACACCACGGCAGGAGTGCCCCATGCAAACGACCAAAGTCCTGTTCGTGACCGCCTTGTCTCCACAGACTGAGCTGTTTGTCGATTATCTGCATGAACAGCTTCAATGCTCCGTGGAAGCCTGCGACAGGGAGGCCGACACGCCTGCCACGCCGAATCTGGTGCTGATCGACAGCGCACAATGCGATCTGGCGAAGATGACCCACTGGAGCTCGCTTTCCAGGTCAGCCGCATTCAATGTCGAGCATGAGGACGCTGCCATCGCCCTGCTTTTGCATGTTCCCTTGAACGGCATCTTCTACCGACATGATAATCTTTCTCAGATAAGTCAGGGTATAAAGGCGATGCTGGACGAGGAGATATGGTTATCGCGAAAATTGATGCAATCGCTGATTCGTCATTATCGTCAACAACAACAGATCGCCTTCCAACCTGTCATGGGATTGACGCAAAGGGAACTGGAAATATTATCCCTGATCGCCACTCGACAGAGTAATGTCGATATTGCTCAACGTTTGAACCTCAGTCAGCACACGGTAAAGTCTCATTTATATAATATCTTTCGTAAAATCAGGGTTCACAACCGGCATCAGGCCATCGAGTGGGCGCACGAGCATCTCAATCTCTACCTCCCGCAGCACGCCCCCCATCGATCACCGAACCCGGAAACCTGAAATTCGGGGCGATCTGATACGAGCGACTGGCGTAGGCCAGACCGACGCATCACACAGTGACTACCAGCACTCCTGCAGGGCTCTTGCAGGTAGTAAGCACTCCATTCGAGTGATCTAGTTCTGAAATCCTGGCAGAGTGCGTCGCTTTTCAGTCACGGCCGCACCCTTCAGTTACAAAAAAACAAGGCCTATTACACAACGATATGGAAGCGATGCACGAAGGCATTAGGCTTGTGGTACCTTCGTACCAACAGAAGCCCTAACCCTAAAAGCGCAATGGTCTGGTTTTTATTGCACTCACCAGGATGAAGGTCAGGCGACAGATACCCCTATCATGGATTAGGTGCTGTTTTCGTTGTTATTTTCCAGAATCCGCCATATCAAATTTAGCAATAACAAATCTAATAGTTTAGCAAGTGCTGAATATAGGTTGCCTTATCGTGCCTATCAGGCAAATATAAAGGGGTGCCCGATGCGTAATGCCCGACGCAGAGGAGTGCCACTCGTCACAGCAACATCTCCAACCACTTTCGCAATGGCTCCGCCAAGAAAATCGGTAAGACAACTCAGAGGTCTCGCACCATGATTACAGGGAATGCAATGGTGCTGCTGGTGACTGACTGCAATCCGCAGTCAGCGCTGTTCATGGATTACATTCGCCAGCAGCTTGAGTGTCAGGTGGCTTCCGCAAGCCCCGACGAGGATTACACCCCAGGGCAGGCAGACAGGACGATCGTGCTTCTCGATACCGACCACGTCGACGAGACCACGATGCAACGCTGGGATGCTGATGCCAGTCAGGATGCCAGTGCCGAGCTGGCAGCGATCAACATCAGTGATGAGGAAGAGGCCGCAAGCCTGCTGGTCAGCACGCACCTGCAGGGTGTCTTCTATCGTCAGGATAGTCTGTCGCTGATCAGCAAGGGAATCGCGAAATTGCTGGAAGGCGACATGTGGATGTCCCGCCCGCTGATGACTCGCTTGCTGGACTTCTACCGTCGTCAGCAGCTGAACGCCTATCGCCCCGTCTGCGGTCTGACGCAGCGCGAGGTAGAGATCATCGGCCTGCTGGGCACGGGTGCCTCCAATACCGAGATAGCAGACCAGCTGTTCGTCAGCGAACATACGGTCAAGTCACACCTCTACAACATCTTCCGCAAGATCAAGGT is from Cobetia marina and encodes:
- the rdgB gene encoding RdgB/HAM1 family non-canonical purine NTP pyrophosphatase, producing the protein MSASSLVLASGNAGKLREFARLLAPLGIAPIPQSQLGVSDAEETGLTFVENALIKARHAAAITGLPALADDSGIEVDALDGEPGIYSARFASRRQQGQGDQDNNAALLSALEGVPEEARTARYWCVLVYLRHAADPVPIIVQASWEGRVLTAPSGDGGFGYDPLFWLPEQGMSAAQLEASTKNRLSHRGRAMQQLLQALTAASESA
- the hemW gene encoding radical SAM family heme chaperone HemW, with translation MSVESLPPLSLYIHVPWCVRKCPYCDFNSHGVGRDAHLPEVEYITALLADLDQDLQCLQGQPERELQSIFIGGGTPSLLSGQAYQRLFDGIRERVALSEGCEITLEANPGTLEQGRFAAYRAAGINRLSIGVQTFQPEQLSVLGRIHSAQEAERAVASARAAGFDNFNIDLMHGLPGQTLETALDDIQRALALKPTHLSWYQLTLEPNTEFYSRPPVLPEDDLLWDIQDHGHEMLESGGFRRYEISAYALEGRGARHNLNYWKFGDYLGIGAGAHGKLTLAKTDSSGNFTGELQLQRRWKSRQPQAYLRRMQDPRGFIAGQQEIAPEELALEFMMNALRLTDGVSFEEMRRTTGLEREALEPGLSLARARGLIVEDDALLRASPQGLLFLNDLLAMFDT
- a CDS encoding LuxR C-terminal-related transcriptional regulator, giving the protein MQTTKVLFVTALSPQTELFVDYLHEQLQCSVEACDREADTPATPNLVLIDSAQCDLAKMTHWSSLSRSAAFNVEHEDAAIALLLHVPLNGIFYRHDNLSQISQGIKAMLDEEIWLSRKLMQSLIRHYRQQQQIAFQPVMGLTQRELEILSLIATRQSNVDIAQRLNLSQHTVKSHLYNIFRKIRVHNRHQAIEWAHEHLNLYLPQHAPHRSPNPET
- a CDS encoding LuxR C-terminal-related transcriptional regulator, with the protein product MITGNAMVLLVTDCNPQSALFMDYIRQQLECQVASASPDEDYTPGQADRTIVLLDTDHVDETTMQRWDADASQDASAELAAINISDEEEAASLLVSTHLQGVFYRQDSLSLISKGIAKLLEGDMWMSRPLMTRLLDFYRRQQLNAYRPVCGLTQREVEIIGLLGTGASNTEIADQLFVSEHTVKSHLYNIFRKIKVHNRIQAMNWARQNLAMPVSRTPRIARRAQMS
- a CDS encoding 23S rRNA (adenine(2030)-N(6))-methyltransferase RlmJ, producing the protein MLAYQHAYHAGNFADLHKHLLANTLAEHLLRKESPVTFIDTHAGRGWYPLAARETEQLREYEQGVLPVWQVRDRWLTDAGEPAPGATDKPLARWLARLADMQPESGKGAPSTLSVYPGSPWWLSQALRQGDRLLAYELHPGEIYHFDQAPVQRDSLGKVMRRQQDGLSGLLAAVPVTTPRVAVLIDPSYELKNDYRDVADVVVETLRKSRHATIMIWYPLLPAGRQHDLLERLKKQSPAPMWRSELVIDSPEGDHGMYGSGMLVINPPWQFDRQFSDAMQEVVEVLKGALPAPQSVAVEHKGLWWLSEEVARARSEPKPMPRERLLALRKLNQKVKRDADVEVTQAKPKREKLKRGEGWAKPRVRNDSATPKAKGKRHSATAKPKTSIKAQIKDQVHGHSAPSEKRVSEKPAERKSTSRPEPAQPRGKGEMAGKAAGKDSASWSDWSSSMPGKGRREGSTRVSKRSTPAIGRDGQVNSSSTTKLPRKYAARQRPEDTSDVGKPLDAREARALREKQEHNAMKGKATKGSPDKGQGSKPRGPRKP
- a CDS encoding OmpA family protein, producing the protein MKKSVLLALPLAAAVAMAGCTTTNPYTNEQQTSSTAKGAGIGAVVGAIAGATKSGNHRLDKALIGAAAGAAAGGGIGYYMDVQEAKLRDQLQGTGVSVTRVGDQIILNMPSNVTFGSDSSTLSGQIQPVMDGVITVLKEYDETRVNIAGYTDSTGASNYNQNLSELRAQAVGNYLASGGIAFNRLNMRGYGEASPVASNDTQSGRAQNRRVEITLTPLES